The sequence ccacaTCAAGTGTAtaaaccctggcccaggcagccggtcacaaatgaatctaccgtGCGCGAGCtaatgggctttgcctagttatgatattagaATATGCCGTTTGTACTGTTTTAAGCAATGCAATTCTTGTGTATTCAATTTAACTCATTACCCCTACAGGTGATACAGGAGCTCAAGGTCCAAAGGGACAGACTGGTCAGCAAGGAGTACAGGGAGAACAGGGTAGTCACGGCCTGAAAGGTTAATATCCTAAAATACACAACACGAttgaatttgtttgtttggaacGGGTTTGTTTGCTTGTGTTCATTTTTTCAATCACGATTCACGCCTCGTGTCTACCTGTGGTCGTCTTTCGATCACGTATTGATCCTTGAACTTTTTTAATCAATGTAGGCGATAGGGAACATCTTGGTCTAATTGGACCATCAGGTGTGCAAGGGATCAAAGGAGAACGTGgtagtaaatgtaaataaaataaaattatataaaaagaaaGGTCATATGCTTCTTTCGCTTCAAGACCTGTTggctatttcaatgtattcctcTTCAGTTTATGTTGATTTGTATTTATAGTACGTGTGTTCTGTCAAAATGTATCAACAGCAAATTGTTACTAGAATATAATCCTTCAAATGTAACGGCCAATTCAGTTTAGGATTTCAATTTAGCTGTCAAAAGCACTCGTCCAGCAGAGCTCTATAAATAGTTGGtccatatcaaaataaaaatcatatGTAATCCTtttggctccactgataagataaaactaatgtgagaacctggtaATGAAACCCTGATCTTTAACAAAGTTTGAATTCTACATATTTTAGGTGATACAGGCTCTAAATTGGCCTACTGATGACCAAAGGAGATCTACGAATGAAGTCCACTCCGAACATTGCCATTGCTAATTCTTTAAGATAAACACTCAATTTAAAAATTGGGTGGATACGATTGATTAAAGTATGcttttgtttattgttgttattgctTATATTAATTATATGAGTGTTTTACTTAGCAAATTATTAGAATAAATAacgctattttttttattttttttcaaggtgACATTGGTCCAGTAAGAGACGATCCTTTCTATGAATATCTGTCCTGGTTACACCACGAGGAACAAATTCATCCAGATTTGGTAAgttaataacaataatagttAATTGGCATCGTAGGAAAATGAAAACCTGCCTTCTTCATTTTACCCTACTGTAAAGATGTCGAGGTCCACAGAAATAACGATACATTTACCAACATGTTATCATTTACATTTGCTTACTAAATTCTATACCCTTTTATTGATGTCTTTTTTGACAATTATGGAGAAATTCCTAAGCCATTCTAACTTACGAGCCTTacaatacacacatgtatagttCTAGCCCCATGAATACTACATTTACTTTAGCTTGCTGCACTATTTCTTAATTTGCTAAAACACGGGAAATAGCAATTCAAACAATGTCATCAAGACGTAATATATAGTGATGTTAAGAGTAACTTCACGGAATGTTTTACTGATACATGTTAACTTCCTCCTATTCTGATATCTTATCGTGATGTATTGTAGGTTCATCGTCGTATGACTCGACCAACCGTTCATCTCCAGGCTGAAAATATAGACACCTACGTGGTCAAAGGTTTGTTTTTCTTCTGAATCATTAAACAAATGTGGTGGCCAGTAATCGTGGATACGTTTTGAGATTAGTTGTCAAACATAAACTTTATAAAAGCCAGTCATACAGAACAGAACATCGACAGCCTCTataataatcctacacacattgCTAAGTCAGGTTCAACGGCAATCTTACGAATACTCCTATATTTTATCGCCTGGCGCGTACAcattttaccaacattgctGAATTCTTTTGCGTAAGCCAGCTTAAGTGATCAGACCCGTAAAAGTGGTGAAATATTGTACAACATATTTTTAATGAGATAACTCCCGACATATGTTAAGGACATCATTTAAAGAGATGTGCATATCATATTTTGTGATTAATATAATGTGATTAATAATATTAATCTAAGGGAAATGTTCATCTAAGCGCcctttatgcaaatttaaatgGTTACATTAAAGGTAGTATATCACGTGCTTATATTATTgctacatacacagatacaacCATGAAGTTTTGGCAGATGACGTCATGGTCAACCGCAGACGCGTTTAAGTATGACGAGAGGACTGGTCACGTGACAGTGTTGATACCAGGTCGATATTACATATACAGTCAAGTCTACTATGCAGAAGAACATCTTGAAACCGTCGGCCATATTGTGTGTCAGAACAATCATCCATTAATGCGGAGTTTGACATCACTGAATGATGGAGCTATTAGTCGAACACTCTACACTGGAGGAGTATTTAACTTACAAGCAAACGATAAGATATCTATCAAGGTCCCTGGTACAGAAGTCAAAGTCACACTTTTTGTCGAAAAAGAAGGTACATTCTTTGGTTTGATGTTTATTGATGGCCAACCGGTTCCGAAAGATTTTCTGGATATGTTTTACCAGCAGAGAACGAATCTAAGTGAGTTCATGACcaaatattttctatttgtCAATGACAATGTAAAGTGAAATCTACATGTAAGCAAGATATAGACACGATCATAGAAATGAGGAAATATATATTACTGAATCACAAGTATGATAATCTAACAATTATGATTTGCAAGTAAAGTATATAtcactacacgaaaagtctaatttatcCACTTTTACCAAacctttacccaacctgtgACACATCTCACCACCATCTCTGTGCAtgggtagtacgagacgcatGTGTTACGTTTGATTGTCTACAACCCCCACGGGAGAGATCTCcgtgggtaaattaagtcaaaggggAAAAACCAGTTGTCTGGCATATTTGCAgtaaaagttggtcctgaacgTGAGAATGATCCAGTGCAATCCTTATGGCCCCCACTGGTAAGATAACATTAATACGAACGCCTGGCATTGAAACATAGGCCTTTAACACCATAATAGCTATAAATCAATAATCATAGAAATGAGTCTGTGTACAATTACGAAAAGTAGTCTTCGAGCTAAAAATAAGAAGATATTTAACCGTAAATATCAGGCGCAGAACAAATGAAACATACCAATGTaaaccatacattttatttatatgATAAAGTGATATAGTACACGAATTATATATGCATGCTCTCTAGCAACATGCGAAATGAACTTATAATGTAAAATTAAATACTATACTTTGTAATACGATTACGTTAAACTAGTGAGatgaaaatgtttcttcatACTTTCAAAGATTTTACTATTTAAACAGTAgagtaattttgttttccttgttttgtcatttttctatTCAACAGGTTCCGATGAACGTTTTAATCGTACTGAAGTCATGGAGTCAACAGAGACAGAAGGTCAGTACTTCTTTTTACCTTTcatcattgttatttttataatatttgacAATGATTAGGTCTACTTGATGGTTAACTAAATCTTCTTGTAATGGTTATGAAGTGTCTTTTATAATGTTGATCAATTATTCCCTCAAAGTACTAGCGAACTAGTGATAGTTAATTTCGAACTTGGAGAATGGTAAAGTAAACATCAAAGGAATATTTATTGAAAGAAGGCGAAACAATCTGATCTACTTTTATCATCCATTCGAACATTTGTGTACCAGTTGTTCCCTAGACAGAAAAGATAGAAATATCTACTATTCATACATAATGTGAACAGTCTCAAGAGTGACTTATAATTTTTTCTCGTTGAAGTTTCCTTGTTGCGGAGGATTTTGAATTGGTTGACTGGCTGATCCCAAATATTTCTGGAAGGTCATGGCTTTGAGAATTGCGAAATCATGATTGGTTCGGCATTACGAGATATCCATATTCCAAAGAAGCATGGACTGTAAAGGCAAAACGACATCATTGAAAGAAGTTGAGGATTAAtcaataatacatttatatatgattaCTTGTATGATATTGTTCATTTTATATTCAATGATAAAGACGCTGATGAGTATTAAGGAGGATTAGAAAATTGGATAACATCACCCTCTTGCAAAACTCCAATAGCGAccatcaatattttattgattttgaaCGTTTAGTAGAGAAGATGGCGATTTGATACGTTAATCAGAGAAGCATATATTCACACGATCTCAACATTCGTGCTATTTTATGTACGATGCATCCCTGTTCATAATTCTTTAGTGTATCTCGCCATTCGTTCTATACGGTACCCAACAGATgtattttacttttcaaaattgTGTTGACTGCGCAGTGTTTCACTGTTATCGTGATCTGATGAAGCTCTATGTACAGGACAAAAAAGTCAGAATGCTTGAAAACCTTTTCAATTGAGTTTTTTTGAAACCATCCAGTttacatttctgtatttataaagtaaatACGATCCCGAAAAACGTCAACTCTTGGTTGGGCATGGAATTTTGATTCTGCTTGCCAATCATGAAAACTTCTGGGGTATACGATCTTAGTTCATATTTTTATACCGTTTTATACCGTGAACAGCTACGCTATCTATAGGGCTACATGTAATAGTAAACAGtagttgaaatgaaaaaaaaaaccacaatgtTATGAGCGAAGTTGAATGGCAAGAAGTGTGACTTgccttaaaaataaaataatgttcttAGTAAATATCACACAGTTCACAATTCAAGTCGATGTATTGAcctgacggacggacggacggacggacggattgATGGATGCCTAGATGGATAGATACAGATTGATAGAGTgatatatagatggatggatggatgggtggaccGATTGATGGATGCCTAGATGGATGGATACAAATTTATAGAGTGGtatatagatggatggatgggtggatggatggatttatGGAGATAATGTGGTAATAAAGGGAGACAGGGTAGAAGATAAACAGAGCACTTTCATGGAACACATATTCTAAATTACATAATAACAATGCTTTGAAACATCTACTTTTTTATTAACATGTATTTAAAgataaatatacagaaaatcCAGCTTTTAACAATCCAGAACAAATACAAATAGatcatatatgaaaatatgtcaaCAAATCGGTGGATCAAGTATGTAAATTATTGAGTCTCtgtaattctttttttttaataagaGGTAAATATTTCGTTAAGTTTATATCTCTATTTGCAATTATCATGGGGTAGGCTATCGGCATTATTGAAGTATTTAATATTACTGGTGCTATCCAATTCAAACAATCTTTAAAAGTCCATCCAAATAAtcaaaaagtcacataaataaGAAATATTCACGATGTGTGACAACTATAACAGCAATGacttattaccatattcaataaggtgtataattaatatacaaatgtatagatCTAGTATGTGCATCTGTGCAGTTGTTCTAATGATAACCGACATCCTTGTCTCCCTAGCGCCACAATGGTCGAATGGTTAGCGTGGCCGGCTTTGAATATGCAGTTGTCAGATTCGAGTCccgtcgctgccgtttgtttctgcaTGGCTCAAgttcttgggcaagatttgaaaaaacgactgtgcctcagttaACCCAGCTGTATGTATGGGGACCAGGTAGGATAGAACGTAGACAGTGGAGAAGTTCCTCTACTGTCTATTGATAGAGGTTAcgatgtgaatactttaatcctatgcgcatTGTACTCCCCGGGGAATttaggaagtataaagggccattgtgccattATAGCTAAAGTGctttgtaaagtgctttgagcacagagtggggaaatactatataaaaaccaacattattatttattataagcCTCTGTATTCTCTCATACATTTTGAGTGTGGAACATAACGTTCAAAATGTGCATTCTTCACACAGTCTGCAAACGCCGTAATGAACACTCAGTAGTTTGCATGGATACCATGCGTAGAAgatgattggttgaataagtCAGTTGAGGGCTTATGTTGATTGTGGTATTTTACCTGGCTGTGACCTAGTTGGCTGTATACGAAATTTGACCTTTGTACAAATAACCTTAATGTCTACTagtaatatgctaattttatgttgattttCCCGCAGCGTTAACGATTGCAGATATTATAATGAGGTGACCCAAACAACTGAATATTTATTACTAAGTTCGCAGACTGCCTGGAAATAATGTTTGCAGGGTTGAGCATCAGGCTCGCAATGGAGGCCACTATAATCACAATCTGATTAAGATATAATTGAAGCTTTTCCTTTTAAGTATCTGTATGTATAGTTAGCCTTTTTGAATGTTACCTGGTGTCATTGTGGTAAATACACTTTTAATATGTGAAGTTTACATGAAAAATGAAGACATCTAAGGACTGTCATAACACATCAAAGACCTTCaaatcacaaaatgaaaacTTCAAGATAACCCTTATATTGGACAAACAAATATcgatgttttgaaatgtttaattactagtatacatttacattatttcTTTTAAGGCATGTTAAACAAATCTGAACAATGAATGTTAAGgttcagaatatatatatatatatatatatatatatatatatatatatatatatatatatatatatatatatatatatatatatatatatatatatattgtatattgtaaatgGGGTTCACTCTGATAAGGATATTTCGCTTGTGTATCACAATAAAGGAATGGAtacaatacatattaaaatTCAATCGTGTAAGTGAAGTGATACCAAAGAAAGAACTCAATTACTGATAGTTTCTAACGGAGTTCAAGGATATGTTTGTTGGGTTTGCATTTCCGTTACGGCATTATTTTTGCACAAGAAGGTCATTTTTAAACCAGCACGGAACTGGCGATATTTCAGGGCGTATATGGCAGGATTTACTGCACAGTTACAGTAAACAAGAATGACTGTAAAATTGATAAGTTTTGGATTATACACCAAACCGGCATTGACATTGTACATCAGGAACATAACCTGATTTGGTGTCCAGCAGATCACGAACGCGGCAAACACTAAGCAAAGTGTCTTGTAGACGTTCTGACTGGCTTTCATCATCGTCGAATCTTGTTCATTGACAGTGCTTTGATTCGATGCATTTTGACTTATGGTTGAAGGTTGCGATGATGGATGCACTCCAACCTTGGACTTCAATGAAACGCCAATTTTGATGTATGCAAATAGCATAATAACCATTGGTATCAGGTATTGGATTGAGAAACTCGCCACACCTAGGATACTTTGATTGGTTCGTCCAAGACTCGCGCGTCTGCAATAACCATTACCGTTCACGATCAATGCCATACTGAAGGTGCCGTAAGTGTATATGGATAGCCAAACGACACAAAGGAGTATCACTGCTTTCTTTTTATTGAAGAACGCAACGTATTTGAACGGATAAAGAATAGCAAAATAACGTTCCAAAGTCAAGGTGAGTAGGTTGTAGGTAGAAACATAAAAACTTGCCCACATTGGATACCTGGATACCCAAACGCGACAAAGGATCTCACCCGCAAGACCCCCTGGTATGTGATTGATTGGCACgagatgaatgaagaaaacaatgGCCGCAGAAAATAGATCTATCGCAGCTTGGcttataacaaaaaaattgtttaatgtTCGCAATGTTCGCACACGAAGAACAACCGCGACAACCAGGGTGTTATTTAATATGCCAATAAACCCAACAGTAATTATCAACGCTCTTATTGACATTTCATAGTAGGTGTTTTTAATCATAGCTGATTGGGGTACAAGGATGTCTGTTGTGTTATTTGACATCTTCGCTCTTCTTCGGTTATGTTCGTGATGCAACAGCTCGACAGTTCTTCACAACACACctggaaaagaaaatattgcCAATTTTATTTACGACCACTTAAGAGCTTAGTCTCATAAATGGTTCGATTATACATTTTAAGGAAATGGTAGACGATTCTAACACTTTTTAAAGAGATCGAACAAGACGACACCTCATGACAGCCTGTGATATCCGAGTATATCTCCATTTACCTGTGTACATAGACATTTAAACCGGCTATTGTTTCACAATCATTATCTTGATGAGTGCGCTTGAGGAAAAAAACCCCCAATTTCTTGATGGACTTTTTTGCGCTTGGAGGCAAAAAACAAAGTTCTGTAAAGGGTTTAATAGTAATCTTCAtggtttaaaacaaaataattaatcaGTAAGTCTCACTTGTTTAACCTTCAGTACGAGAAGCTCAATACATGATACTTTGTATTTCGTATACTATATTTTACGGACATTTCATCGGAGGCTAGGGCAAACATTCTATATTAAGGTTTGCATTACACATAGTATGGACACCTAACGTTCTCTCAACACATCAAAGGGGCTTTGCTATACTTATCTCCAATAGTAATACTATTACGCTACTGCAATTTTTGTGTGACATGCGAAACTGATATTGTAGGACCCTTCGAAGTTTTCCTAAAGATATAACTACTGGCTACTATGCCAATGTTACGAACAATACCTTTTTGTGTGAGATGCCAACTCTGTTTTTGGACCCCTCGATATTCTCCTGTCTAATTACTAGCTTTACAATTTGTATTGCTCCGTTCACGTACtgtattattgtaattaattaattaattaaccagAAATGACCGCTGTATACCTTGCCCAACCTTATCTGTGATGTCATAACATCTTATtttataaggcctaataaaaaagattgtgtggttccgattacactcaattttagagaAGGTGGGGAGGTAGATTTTTTAGTGTATTTTTTTTCCTGgtgtgtgtgtctatttcaggtagttatgtgtttaccaaatggtctctgtgttattggtttcttcccatcatatgtacagccattacactTACAGATAGGACGAAcagtttttattgtctttttattagTTCAGGTCAGATATAGATTATTTatattgtgtaatatttattctttGATTAGAATAAGTCATGCTCATACTCAGAATAATCTagcaaaatttgttttttttgctTTCCGTTTACGTCAAAGTATGATAGACTAATTTCGTTGTTTTTTAGTTTGATTATATAGATTTGTATGTGCCATTGCCTCTACATTCGCAGTTTTTTTGTATAGATTGATTTCTGTTCTATAGGCCGGTGGCCACGGTACTATGAATAAAGCacgcattatatatatattatatcaacaaATTGGAAATAAAGGTGTGGCTATTGGAGGTAGAGCAAGCCGGCGTTCAAGATTTGCAGTCGGAAAGACATAAACTGAAACTGCTTTTAAAGATTATGTTACCAAGGGCGAAGCAGAAGATCTTAATTTGCACAATGAATTCCACAACACTATACATGAATATGACTAAACATTAAAAAAGGAATAGATATAATTCGAAAACACTAAATGATATCTAATTTGTATTCTTATGTACCATTAAGCATTGACGTCATCATAGTAAACAAGCTATGAACTCTTGAACAACGCATATGTCATGGGTTAATCGCACCGGGTTATCAGTTCTCGTTCATGTAAATGAAAATCTATGTTCTTATAAATCTATTAACATTGTTCAATATCCAGTGGTTTTCTCACTTTTCTTATTACAGGTTTTACTTAGATGTATGTTCAGCTGATCCATTGAGACGTCGTTTCTCAGTTGTTATCTCTGTCACCACCAGTATTCCCGTTCTATTATCTTTTATCTCGTATGCAGTCTAGAGTGGAATTttagtgatatcaaaataaagattTATGTACGTCGATAAAAATAGATGATACATACACGACTAATTTCTACTTAGCAATACAAATGATAACTATAAT comes from Glandiceps talaboti chromosome 11, keGlaTala1.1, whole genome shotgun sequence and encodes:
- the LOC144442437 gene encoding uncharacterized protein LOC144442437 → MNADEDIPKRHASTVVLSKNVAIVFGFVLVLLLVTVTALIVAVVGILDRVEQIEAHFKDQSLRVNGDDSRGLASRSLPETIDGARLQRFSRNTPECPAGPPGPKGKRGKRGKKGPQGAPGQQGIMGEPGSNGLKGHTGHQGPPGQQGITGEPGSNGLKGDTGHQGPPGQQGITGEPGSNGLKGDTGPQGPPGQQGITGEPGSYGLKGDTGAQGPKGQTGQQGVQGEQGSHGLKGDIGPVRDDPFYEYLSWLHHEEQIHPDLVHRRMTRPTVHLQAENIDTYVVKDTTMKFWQMTSWSTADAFKYDERTGHVTVLIPGRYYIYSQVYYAEEHLETVGHIVCQNNHPLMRSLTSLNDGAISRTLYTGGVFNLQANDKISIKVPGTEVKVTLFVEKEGTFFGLMFIDGQPVPKDFLDMFYQQRTNLSSDERFNRTEVMESTETEVSLLRRILNWLTG